In a single window of the Calditrichota bacterium genome:
- a CDS encoding T9SS type A sorting domain-containing protein: MGGQTLSILADCTDNFTRTLLTLFLFRIRNIGEEQIEISDIFTSEDAFGVSVQQLLLEPRGEDTLQVWFRAADWVDYADELIIISDSQSDPRISIPIRAYASNIKRRELIPARAGIVRVYPNPFNTAALVDFYLEVPGKVTLSAYTSGGVPVVHHLLSSLSAGKHSLSWDGAHLPAGTYWLKLSSLQVNDIRKVVILK; encoded by the coding sequence CTGGGTGGCCAGACCTTATCGATTTTGGCGGATTGCACGGACAACTTCACCCGGACACTACTTACGCTATTCCTCTTTCGGATTCGAAATATCGGTGAAGAACAAATCGAGATCAGCGATATTTTCACCAGTGAGGATGCATTCGGTGTTAGCGTTCAGCAACTGCTGCTTGAACCGCGCGGGGAGGATACACTTCAGGTGTGGTTCCGGGCTGCGGACTGGGTCGATTATGCAGATGAGTTGATTATCATCAGCGATTCGCAATCTGATCCGCGCATCAGTATTCCCATACGAGCATATGCATCGAATATAAAGAGAAGGGAACTCATTCCTGCGCGAGCAGGCATTGTAAGAGTGTATCCGAACCCTTTCAATACTGCTGCCTTGGTGGATTTCTACCTCGAAGTGCCTGGCAAGGTTACTCTCTCTGCATACACATCTGGCGGGGTACCTGTTGTGCATCATCTGCTAAGTTCACTTTCGGCAGGCAAACATTCATTAAGCTGGGATGGCGCGCATCTACCAGCGGGGACCTACTGGCTTAAGTTGTCATCGTTGCAAGTCAATGACATACGCAAGGTGGTTATCCTTAAATAG
- the nuoF gene encoding NADH-quinone oxidoreductase subunit NuoF — MLVGETLIGNLTPEKVQTVCARLKSGEKIVNDTSLTHTEPLEGGAVSVNFLIRDAHHLKIAEERGAYGAARKGLLEMTPDQILGEVKEAGLRGQGGAGFPTGMKWSFVPRDTPWTKYLCVNADESEPGTCKDREILRRDPHRLIEGIILASRAIGVRTAYVYIRREFYEPRQTFEAALREAYDAGYLGTNVLSSGFDLDIHVHHGAGAYICGEETGLIESLEGKKGWPRIKPPFPALKGLFGRPTVVNNVETLANLPFIISNGASRFRLRGTEKSPGTKLFCISGHVRKPGVHELPMGYSLRDMIYGVAGGIRDGHTLKAVIPGGSSVQVLRADEIDVAMDFEATRAAGTMLGSGGVIVMDESVDMVEALMVIARFYAHESCGQCTPCREGTAWTYKILHRLIEGRARPEDLDTLLDLANNMDGTTICPLGSAAAWPIQAMLKKFPEEFERRLPRKVAAVG, encoded by the coding sequence ATGTTGGTAGGGGAGACCCTGATCGGCAATCTTACACCGGAGAAAGTGCAGACGGTCTGTGCCCGACTCAAGTCAGGTGAGAAGATAGTGAACGATACGTCGTTGACGCATACCGAGCCGCTCGAAGGCGGGGCGGTGTCGGTCAACTTTCTGATTCGGGATGCACATCATCTAAAGATTGCCGAGGAACGCGGCGCATATGGTGCAGCACGAAAAGGACTGCTCGAAATGACGCCGGATCAGATTCTTGGCGAAGTCAAGGAGGCTGGACTACGCGGCCAGGGAGGCGCAGGCTTTCCGACCGGTATGAAGTGGTCCTTTGTGCCCCGGGATACGCCCTGGACGAAGTATCTCTGCGTCAACGCCGATGAGTCGGAACCTGGCACCTGCAAGGACCGGGAAATCCTGCGTCGCGATCCTCACCGGTTGATCGAGGGGATTATTCTGGCATCCCGCGCTATTGGTGTTCGGACCGCATATGTCTATATCCGACGCGAGTTCTATGAGCCGCGCCAGACGTTTGAGGCAGCACTTCGCGAAGCCTATGACGCTGGTTACTTGGGAACAAATGTCCTCTCAAGTGGATTTGACCTCGACATTCATGTCCATCACGGTGCCGGAGCCTACATTTGTGGCGAAGAGACGGGGCTTATCGAGTCGCTCGAAGGCAAGAAGGGCTGGCCGCGCATCAAACCGCCGTTTCCGGCTCTGAAAGGCCTGTTCGGGAGGCCGACGGTCGTCAACAATGTTGAAACGCTCGCTAATCTACCTTTTATCATATCCAACGGCGCTTCGCGATTCAGACTGAGAGGCACAGAGAAATCGCCGGGGACGAAACTCTTCTGCATCTCCGGGCACGTCAGAAAGCCAGGAGTGCATGAACTACCGATGGGCTACTCGCTGCGTGATATGATCTACGGCGTCGCCGGAGGGATAAGGGACGGACATACGCTGAAGGCAGTGATCCCCGGCGGGTCGTCGGTTCAGGTGCTGCGGGCCGACGAGATCGACGTGGCAATGGACTTCGAAGCAACCCGCGCTGCCGGGACGATGCTCGGCTCCGGTGGCGTCATCGTCATGGACGAAAGCGTCGATATGGTCGAAGCGTTGATGGTCATCGCCCGCTTTTATGCACACGAATCGTGCGGGCAGTGCACCCCCTGTCGTGAAGGAACGGCCTGGACTTATAAAATCCTGCACCGGTTGATCGAGGGCCGGGCACGACCAGAAGACCTCGATACCTTGCTCGACCTTGCCAATAATATGGACGGAACCACGATTTGCCCGCTCGGATCCGCTGCAGCCTGGCCGATTCAGGCAATGCTCAAGAAGTTCCCTGAGGAGTTCGAACGCCGGCTGCCTCGCAAAGTCGCTGCGGTGGGATGA
- a CDS encoding OmpH family outer membrane protein yields the protein MKGSPTRGITSRTLRLRNVSYTFCLWLIVGCAGTARNGSSSGGGPAFPWTGSGVKIGYVRSDVLTQRLPEYRDAENALKRDSDQWQVEADSMEALVRVKESELEELRLILSAERRKVLEDELTQMRKASQKFKQDTWFDENSRYMKRRRELMEPLDARVTDAIYKVAAAEGLDVIFDTIAGNIVYVKPTFDITEKVIEELQK from the coding sequence GTGAAGGGTAGTCCGACCAGAGGAATCACTTCGAGAACGCTACGGCTTCGCAATGTCTCCTACACCTTCTGCCTTTGGCTGATAGTAGGATGTGCCGGAACGGCACGCAACGGCAGTTCCAGCGGCGGAGGACCGGCCTTCCCTTGGACTGGAAGCGGGGTCAAGATCGGTTATGTCCGTTCCGATGTCCTGACGCAGCGCCTTCCGGAATATCGCGACGCTGAGAACGCTCTCAAGCGCGATAGCGATCAGTGGCAGGTCGAAGCCGACAGTATGGAAGCATTGGTGCGAGTAAAGGAGAGCGAACTGGAAGAACTGCGCCTCATTCTGAGTGCTGAGCGGCGCAAGGTGCTTGAAGACGAACTGACTCAAATGCGGAAGGCATCTCAGAAGTTCAAGCAGGACACCTGGTTCGACGAGAACAGCCGCTATATGAAGCGGCGACGCGAATTGATGGAACCGCTCGACGCCCGGGTCACTGATGCCATATACAAAGTTGCCGCCGCCGAAGGGCTCGATGTCATATTCGACACTATTGCCGGAAACATCGTATATGTAAAGCCCACATTCGACATCACGGAGAAGGTGATAGAGGAGTTGCAAAAGTGA
- the lpxD gene encoding UDP-3-O-(3-hydroxymyristoyl)glucosamine N-acyltransferase encodes MITAGDLAARLDCPVEGDATRLLTGIATIEDAGAEDLTFLANPRYRQALQASHAGAVIIAPGEPAPVGMTRIVSRQPYVDFGQALAIFHPDWEGYNGVSASVSGKSASAIIDPGAILAEDVIIGSWVVIESGVRIGAGTRIMPHSYIGRETIIGRECTIGLGAIIRHRITLGDRVVIGDGTVVGFDGFGYARTGDSYRKMPQIGTVVIEDDVEIGANACIDRATIGETRIGRGTKIDNLVQIAHGVHIGSNSVIAAQTGISGSTRIGSGVMMGGQVGLVGHIEIGDGMIVGAQAGVTKSFDVRGMISGYPARPQMEAMRIEAALSQLPALIKRIRALEAQLAIRETTSSGIDLSNDKES; translated from the coding sequence GTGATTACCGCCGGAGACCTCGCCGCCAGACTTGACTGCCCGGTGGAGGGAGATGCAACCCGTTTGTTGACCGGAATCGCAACCATTGAAGATGCCGGCGCAGAGGATCTCACCTTTCTGGCTAACCCGCGTTATCGTCAAGCCTTGCAGGCAAGTCACGCCGGGGCGGTCATTATCGCACCGGGTGAACCAGCACCGGTCGGTATGACCAGAATCGTCTCGCGACAGCCTTATGTAGATTTCGGGCAGGCACTCGCAATCTTCCATCCCGATTGGGAAGGCTATAATGGAGTGTCTGCCAGCGTATCGGGCAAATCGGCGTCGGCTATTATCGATCCGGGTGCGATTTTGGCAGAAGATGTCATTATAGGCTCCTGGGTAGTAATAGAGAGCGGAGTTCGGATTGGTGCTGGGACGCGGATTATGCCGCATTCCTATATTGGCCGGGAGACGATCATCGGAAGAGAGTGTACCATCGGACTTGGTGCCATCATCCGGCATCGGATTACACTTGGCGATCGCGTGGTCATTGGTGATGGGACAGTAGTCGGCTTCGATGGATTCGGCTATGCCCGGACCGGCGATAGTTACCGCAAGATGCCCCAGATCGGCACGGTGGTTATCGAAGATGACGTCGAGATCGGGGCTAACGCCTGTATCGACCGGGCGACCATCGGCGAAACGAGGATCGGCCGCGGAACCAAGATCGACAATCTCGTGCAGATCGCGCATGGCGTTCATATCGGTTCGAACAGCGTTATCGCAGCGCAGACTGGCATATCGGGATCGACGCGAATCGGGTCCGGAGTCATGATGGGCGGCCAGGTCGGTCTGGTAGGGCATATCGAAATCGGCGACGGAATGATCGTCGGGGCACAGGCTGGAGTTACCAAGTCGTTCGACGTCAGAGGGATGATATCCGGCTATCCGGCGCGACCGCAAATGGAAGCGATGCGCATCGAAGCGGCTCTGAGTCAATTACCGGCGTTGATAAAGCGGATTCGTGCTCTTGAAGCACAACTTGCGATTCGAGAAACCACAAGTTCAGGAATCGACTTATCTAACGACAAGGAATCCTGA
- the bamA gene encoding outer membrane protein assembly factor BamA, with protein MSLRAYLSLPLTLLLLLLHWQPLVAAGREELKLLGVSVEGNERTDAGLIIASSGLVTGEYLTGEQVQNAIRSLWQLDLFSDVQILADEATSSGVFLLVKVVEYPRLEFVDISGGKKLDKDELEKSVHLSKGSVVRPSDPVKLRNRIRKLAADKGYLLADIDIRIEPGTSPQMRNLKIRISEGKKVRIKAIEFRGNEAFPDRTLRKKFKETKQRGWFRSGEFKREKFDEDLKLLTDFYREEGYRDFEVVGDSIRYTEDLKRMFIDIEVSEGRRYYFGDITFIGGELFDDEMLQSQLLYRTGDVFNQKKFDMTVSERLNSLYYDRGYIFAQVQPRLVPHADSLLDIHYFIDPGNRFSVRRIIISGNTKTREKVIRREFSLKPGDTFDVSKLRRSVRDVTILNFFEKVLPDVEDVSKDEVDLYVKVAEKPTDQANVSAGYSERDGLIGAIGFTAPNLFGTGQQLNLDWNFGTRYTSFQVGWTEPWLFDTETLVGLSFYSIRRRWIDGFTENLIGGSTRFGRRLRWPDDYFRGDWIYRAEQAKYTEFSESFKSRNEQGIVEGKPRIASSITQIFTRDSRDFPEFPTAGSVATLTTELAGGPLTGDDRYHKHILSLDWYSPIRSKVVLYNNVQFGYLDALTSNTSDIPLLKYFYMGGGGLSVGTPLRGYDERSVGPSSAVSGYALGGRSQFKTSAELRFQIVENPTIYGLTFWEAGNTWRFFRQTDPFDLRRSAGFGVRFYMPLIGLIGFDYGYGFDYFDQSGSRRGRWTPHFQFGRQF; from the coding sequence ATGTCTCTTCGCGCATACCTGTCCTTACCTCTGACCCTATTGCTACTCCTGCTACATTGGCAGCCTCTTGTTGCTGCAGGACGGGAGGAACTAAAACTGTTAGGCGTTTCGGTAGAGGGAAACGAGCGGACCGATGCCGGTCTAATCATCGCTTCGAGCGGTCTTGTAACCGGCGAATACCTGACCGGCGAGCAGGTGCAGAATGCTATCCGATCGCTCTGGCAGCTTGACCTGTTCAGCGATGTTCAGATCCTCGCCGATGAGGCGACGTCTTCGGGGGTATTTCTTCTTGTAAAGGTCGTAGAGTATCCCCGCCTCGAATTCGTTGACATCAGTGGTGGCAAGAAACTCGACAAGGATGAACTTGAGAAGAGCGTTCATTTATCGAAGGGCAGCGTTGTCCGACCGTCCGATCCGGTCAAGTTGAGAAACCGCATCCGCAAACTCGCAGCGGACAAGGGTTACCTTCTTGCCGACATCGACATTCGAATTGAGCCTGGCACGTCTCCCCAGATGCGCAACCTGAAGATCCGCATCAGTGAAGGCAAGAAGGTCCGGATAAAAGCCATTGAGTTCAGAGGAAATGAAGCCTTTCCAGACCGGACGTTGCGCAAGAAGTTCAAGGAGACCAAGCAACGCGGTTGGTTTCGCAGCGGTGAATTCAAGCGCGAGAAGTTCGATGAAGACCTGAAACTCCTGACCGATTTCTACCGTGAGGAGGGTTATCGGGACTTCGAAGTGGTGGGCGATTCGATCCGCTACACAGAAGACTTGAAGCGGATGTTCATCGATATTGAGGTGAGTGAAGGCCGCCGTTACTACTTCGGGGACATTACGTTCATCGGCGGGGAGTTGTTCGACGATGAGATGCTTCAGAGCCAACTCCTATACCGGACGGGTGACGTCTTCAATCAGAAGAAGTTCGATATGACGGTCTCGGAGCGGCTCAACTCCCTCTACTATGACCGCGGGTATATCTTTGCGCAAGTGCAACCGCGTCTCGTGCCGCATGCAGACTCGCTGCTCGATATTCACTATTTCATCGATCCGGGCAATCGATTTTCGGTGCGGCGAATTATCATTTCGGGCAACACCAAGACGCGTGAGAAAGTGATACGGCGTGAGTTTTCGCTGAAGCCCGGGGACACCTTCGACGTCTCGAAACTGCGGCGGTCGGTGCGGGACGTGACCATTCTCAACTTCTTTGAGAAGGTCTTGCCGGATGTCGAAGATGTGAGCAAGGATGAGGTTGACCTCTATGTAAAGGTTGCCGAAAAACCGACCGATCAGGCTAATGTCTCTGCCGGCTACAGCGAACGGGACGGCCTCATCGGCGCGATTGGGTTTACAGCGCCGAACCTCTTTGGGACCGGTCAGCAGTTGAACCTTGATTGGAACTTCGGCACCCGTTACACCTCGTTTCAGGTAGGCTGGACAGAGCCCTGGCTCTTCGACACAGAGACTCTTGTCGGGCTGTCGTTCTATAGCATTCGTCGACGGTGGATCGACGGGTTCACCGAAAACCTGATAGGCGGTTCCACGCGTTTTGGCCGTAGATTACGCTGGCCCGACGACTATTTCCGCGGCGACTGGATCTACCGTGCCGAGCAAGCCAAATATACGGAGTTCAGCGAGTCGTTCAAGTCTCGCAACGAGCAGGGAATCGTCGAAGGCAAGCCGCGAATAGCCAGCAGCATAACTCAGATATTCACACGCGACAGCCGCGACTTTCCAGAATTTCCCACCGCCGGATCGGTGGCGACCTTGACGACCGAACTTGCCGGTGGCCCGCTAACCGGGGATGACCGGTATCACAAGCATATCTTATCCCTTGACTGGTATTCGCCCATCCGGTCCAAAGTAGTGCTCTACAACAACGTTCAATTCGGTTACCTCGATGCGCTTACCTCGAATACATCCGACATCCCGCTGCTGAAATACTTCTACATGGGAGGCGGCGGACTTTCGGTAGGGACGCCGCTTAGAGGCTACGATGAACGCTCGGTCGGGCCGTCGTCGGCGGTGAGCGGGTATGCATTAGGCGGCCGGTCGCAATTCAAGACATCGGCGGAGTTGCGATTTCAGATCGTAGAGAATCCGACGATTTACGGCCTCACCTTCTGGGAGGCGGGTAACACCTGGCGCTTCTTCCGTCAGACCGACCCCTTCGATCTGCGTCGCTCGGCAGGCTTCGGAGTCCGGTTCTATATGCCTTTGATAGGGCTGATAGGATTCGACTATGGCTACGGCTTCGACTACTTCGACCAGTCGGGGTCACGCCGGGGACGCTGGACGCCGCACTTCCAATTCGGAAGACAATTCTAA
- a CDS encoding OmpH family outer membrane protein, translating into MATASTTSTSRGHAGDAGRRTSNSEDNSNDQFAQGIRDTQMRRAAVLAALALTFAAPMLFAQFKPPSLKIGIVHSELLYEQYPEFKKMESQLQKEAAGWESERESWVKDMEKRQTSVVERETQLKAGETTFTDKKKKQLTSEIDSLRADLSERYQRQMQFEQERAQKRKGELLGGVLQIVNKAIDEVGEREGYDIIIDAASGTVVYARNPDDLNDKVLRQLKEKK; encoded by the coding sequence ATGGCTACGGCTTCGACTACTTCGACCAGTCGGGGTCACGCCGGGGACGCTGGACGCCGCACTTCCAATTCGGAAGACAATTCTAATGATCAATTTGCACAAGGTATCAGGGATACTCAAATGAGACGAGCAGCCGTCCTTGCCGCACTGGCGCTAACGTTCGCCGCGCCGATGCTATTCGCCCAATTCAAGCCGCCCTCGCTCAAGATCGGCATTGTTCACTCCGAGTTGCTCTATGAACAATACCCGGAGTTCAAGAAGATGGAGTCGCAACTTCAGAAGGAAGCCGCCGGTTGGGAGAGCGAGCGGGAGTCATGGGTAAAAGATATGGAAAAGCGTCAAACCTCGGTCGTAGAGCGCGAGACGCAACTTAAGGCCGGTGAGACCACCTTCACCGACAAGAAGAAGAAGCAACTTACATCGGAGATCGACTCGCTTAGAGCCGATCTCTCGGAGCGCTATCAGCGTCAGATGCAGTTCGAACAGGAACGGGCTCAGAAGCGCAAGGGGGAGTTATTGGGTGGTGTTCTGCAGATTGTCAACAAGGCAATCGACGAAGTCGGTGAACGGGAAGGTTATGACATCATCATCGACGCCGCAAGCGGGACGGTCGTCTATGCCCGCAACCCGGACGATCTGAATGACAAGGTGCTCCGCCAGTTGAAGGAGAAGAAGTGA